From Nicotiana tabacum cultivar K326 chromosome 20, ASM71507v2, whole genome shotgun sequence, one genomic window encodes:
- the LOC107830078 gene encoding agamous-like MADS-box protein AGL27 isoform X2, with protein MGRKKVEIKRIEDKHSRQVTFSKRRKGLLKKAKELSILCDADVAVIVFSNRGRLYDFSSTNSLTEIVQRYHSHVEAEKESSAEVLDTEHSKYASFMTVRELLQTVERQLEEPVVDYLSVTDLVQLENQLQTALMQARSSKEKLLCEENKHLENQIATTKNKREVNNGMALDFTNLAPASMNCRQPKATLNFL; from the exons ATGGGGCGTAAGAAAGTAGAAATCAAACGGATCGAAGACAAGCACAGCAGGCAAGTGACGTTCTCTAAACGGAGGAAAGGACTCCTAAAGAAAGCCAAAGAACTCTCCATTCTTTGCGATGCCGATGTCGCCGTTATTGTATTCTCCAACCGTGGCAGACTCTACGACTTCTCCAGCACTAACAG TCTCACAGAGATCGTTCAACGATACCACAGCCATGTGGAAGCAGAAAAAGAGAGCTCTGCAGAAGTTTTGGACACAGAG CACTCTAAATATGCAAGCTTCATGACAGTGCGAGAACTGTTACAAACGGTAGAAAG GCAACTCGAGGAACCTGTTGTTGATTATCTCAGTGTGACTGACCTTGTCCAATTGGAAAACCAACTGCAAACTGCTCTAATGCAAGCCAGATCTAGCAAG GAAAAACTGCTGTGTGAAGAAAACAAACATCTGGAGAACCAG ATAGCTACGACGAAGAACAAGAGAGAAGTGAACAATGGGATGGCTTTAGATTTCACTAACCTTGCACCAGCTAGCATGAATTGTCGGCAGCCAAAAGCGACCCTGAATTTCCTCTAG
- the LOC107830078 gene encoding agamous-like MADS-box protein AGL27 isoform X1 — MGRKKVEIKRIEDKHSRQVTFSKRRKGLLKKAKELSILCDADVAVIVFSNRGRLYDFSSTNSLTEIVQRYHSHVEAEKESSAEVLDTEHSKYASFMTVRELLQTVERQLEEPVVDYLSVTDLVQLENQLQTALMQARSSKTHLMIESIKSLGEKEKLLCEENKHLENQIATTKNKREVNNGMALDFTNLAPASMNCRQPKATLNFL; from the exons ATGGGGCGTAAGAAAGTAGAAATCAAACGGATCGAAGACAAGCACAGCAGGCAAGTGACGTTCTCTAAACGGAGGAAAGGACTCCTAAAGAAAGCCAAAGAACTCTCCATTCTTTGCGATGCCGATGTCGCCGTTATTGTATTCTCCAACCGTGGCAGACTCTACGACTTCTCCAGCACTAACAG TCTCACAGAGATCGTTCAACGATACCACAGCCATGTGGAAGCAGAAAAAGAGAGCTCTGCAGAAGTTTTGGACACAGAG CACTCTAAATATGCAAGCTTCATGACAGTGCGAGAACTGTTACAAACGGTAGAAAG GCAACTCGAGGAACCTGTTGTTGATTATCTCAGTGTGACTGACCTTGTCCAATTGGAAAACCAACTGCAAACTGCTCTAATGCAAGCCAGATCTAGCAAG ACGCATTTGATGATTGAATCTATCAAAAGTCTAGGTGAGAAG GAAAAACTGCTGTGTGAAGAAAACAAACATCTGGAGAACCAG ATAGCTACGACGAAGAACAAGAGAGAAGTGAACAATGGGATGGCTTTAGATTTCACTAACCTTGCACCAGCTAGCATGAATTGTCGGCAGCCAAAAGCGACCCTGAATTTCCTCTAG